In a genomic window of Acipenser ruthenus chromosome 41, fAciRut3.2 maternal haplotype, whole genome shotgun sequence:
- the LOC117433963 gene encoding alpha-1,3-mannosyl-glycoprotein 2-beta-N-acetylglucosaminyltransferase, producing the protein MVRRASLILCGVTLFIAWNALLLLFLWWRPPIGSPGTGGGAEPGEGREWGGDLTRNVVQLAEEVEAELEKQKLLLQQIQSHRALWEKKKNNNQIKEKQPVEVNNDDDAGARELESEVLQKIPDVKDIVIPVLVIACDRPTVRRSLDKLLYYRPSKELFPVIVSQDCGHEETARVIGSYGDQVMHIRQPDLSDIRVRADHRKFQGYYKISRHYRWALNQVFHTFKYQVAVIVEDDLEVAPDFFEYFRSLFPLLLEDKTLWCVSAWNDNGREQMIDPKAPELLYRTDFFPGLGWMLLKDLWEELEPKWPASFWDDWIRQPGQRRERACVRPEISRTMTFGRKGVSMGQFYDQYLRFIKLNDQFVPFTQRDLAFLKKEAYDRTFAESVYTAPAVRVEELHGNKVTVPGPVRVQYSNKDTFKAFAKALGVMDDLKSGVPRAGYRGVVSFMFRGRRVFLAPPPGWKGYDTTWS; encoded by the exons ATGGTCCGCAGAGCCAGCCTCATTCTCTGCGGAGTCACGCTATTCATCGCCTGGAACGCcctgctcctcctcttcctgtgGTGGCGGCCTCCCATTGGCAGCCCTGGGACCGGGGGTGGGGCCGAGCCAGGAGAGGGCAGGGAATGGGGCGGGGACCTGACGCGAAACGTGGTGCAATTGGCCGAAGAAGTAGAGGCGGAGCTGGAGAAACAGAAACTGCTCTTGCAGCAGATTCAAAGCCACCGCGCTCTGTGggagaagaagaaaaacaacaatcaGATAAAGGAAAAACAACCTGTCGAAGTAAACAATGACGACGACGCTGGCGCGAGGGAACTGGAGAGCGAGGTATTGCAGAAAATCCCTGACGTGAAAGATATCGTCATTCCTGTGTTAGTGATCGCCTGCGACCGCCCCACAGTCCGCCGGAGCTTGGATAAGCTGCTGTACTACCGCCCTTCCAAGGAGCTCTTCCCCGTTATCGTGAGCCAGGACTGCGGGCACGAGGAGACGGCCAGGGTGATCGGCTCGTACGGGGACCAGGTGATGCACATCCGACAGCCTGACCTCAGCGATATCCGGGTCCGGGCCGACCACAGGAAGTTCCAGGGCTATTACAAGATCTCCCGGCATTACCGCTGGGCTCTGAATCAGGTCTTCCACACCTTCAAATACCAGGTGGCTGTCATTGTGGAGGATGACCTGGAG GTCGCCCCTGATTTCTTTGAGTATTTCCGCTCACTCTTCCCCCTTCTCCTGGAGGACAAAACCCTCTGGTGTGTGTCAGCCTGGAACGACAATGGCAGGGAGCAGATGATCGACCCCAAAGCCCCAGAGCTGCTCTACCGGACAGACTTCTTCCCCGGCCTGGGCTGGATGCTGCTCAAGGACCTCTGGGAGGAGCTGGAGCCCAAGTGGCCAGCCTCCTTCTGGGACGACTGGATAAGGCAGCCTGGGCAGCGCAGGGAGAGAGCGTGCGTGAGGCCTGAGATCTCCCGCACCATGACGTTCGGCCGCAAGGGAGTCAGCATGGGCCAGTTCTATGACCAGTACCTCCGCTTCATCAAACTCAACGACCAGTTTGTGCCTTTCACTCAGCGCGACCTGGCTTTCCTCAAGAAGGAGGCCTACGATCGGACGTTTGCAGAAAGCGTGTACACTGCCCCCGCAGTCCGGGTGGAGGAACTGCACGGAAACAAAGTGACGGTCCCAGGGCCGGTTAGAGTGCAGTATTCCAACAAGGATACTTTCAAAGCTTTCGCCAAAGCCCTGGGCGTCATGGATGATCTGAAATCTGGGGTGCCTCGAGCCGGCTATCGAGGCGTGGTCAGTTTCATGTTTAGGGGTCGGAGGGTGTTTTTGGCACCCCCACCTGGGTGGAAAGGGTACGACACCACCTGGAGTTAA